The sequence GCGAAGGCCGAGGAGGCCGCCGCCGCGGGTGCGGACGAGGTGGGCACCGACGAGCTGGTCGCCCGTATCCAGGGCGGTTGGCTCGACTTCGACGCGGCGATCGCCACCCCGGACCAGATGGCCAAGATCGGCCGGATCGCGCGGATCCTGGGCCCGCGCGGCCTGATGCCGAACCCGAAGACCGGCACGGTGACCATGGACGTCGCCAAGGCCGTCGCGGACATCAAGGGCGGTAAGATCACCTTCCGGGTGGACAAGCACTCCAACCTGCACCTGATCATCGGCAAGGCCTCGTTCTCCGAGGCCCAGCTGATCGACAACTACGCGGCGGTGCTGGACGAGGTGCTGCGCTCGAAGCCGTCCGCGGCCAAGGGCAAGTACCTGAAGAAGGTCACCCTCACCACCACCATGGGCCCGGGCGTCCCGGTCGACCCGAACGCGGTAAAGAACCTGCAGGAGGCTCCGGCCGAGGCCTGAGCACGACTGCCCTGACGGGGCCCCGCCACCCACGTGGCGGGGCCCCGTTCGTCTGTCCCGTGTGGCAGGCACGCCCCGCGCGGCCGGAGGAGGCTGCCCTCGCCGTCCGCTCCGGCGGCGGCCGGTGGCGCCCGGCCCGGTCGACGGCGCTATATGCGGCATCCGGCGTTGATGACCGAACCGGGTCGGGTGACCGGGGGCACTCCGGGGTCGATTTGGTGGTGCCGGGACACGTCGCGTACTCTTACCGGGTAGTTCCACCCAGAGACCGCTGGTCACCGTGCCCCGGCACGGTCGAAGGTCCCGCGATGACGGGCGACCCGCGCAGGGCGGCAAGCGAAATTCGGTGCTGTGCGTGGTCCGCCGACTGCGCCCGTCGTGCCGGCCCTCGCCCCGTGCGCCCTGCGCCGGGGCTTTTCTCGTTGTCGTGATGCCTCCGCGCCGTCGCGAGCCTTCGCTCGTCGTCGGCGTACCAGCTCCGAGTAACGAGAGAGGAGGGACATGGCGGACAAGCCGATCCGGGCCGACAAGGCCACGGCCGTCGCCGAGCTGACCGAGAGCTTCCGCAACGCGGGGGCGACCGTGCTGACCGAGTACCGTGGGCTCACGGTTTCCCAGCTCACCCAGCTGCGGCGCTCGCTCGGCAAGGAGACCAGCTACACGGTCGCCAAGAACACGCTGGCGAAGCGTGCGGCGACCGAGGCGGGCATCTCCGGCCTCGACGAGCTGTTCACCGGTCCTACCGCGCTGACTTTCGTTTCGGGGGACGTCGTCGAGGCGGCGAAGGGGCTTCGCGACTTCGCGAAGGCCAACCCGAAGCTCGTCATCAAGGGCGGTGTCTTCGAGGGCAAGGCCATTTCCGCGGCCGAGGTCACGAAGCTCGCCGACCTGGAGTCCCGCGAGGTGCTGCTGGCGAAGCTGGCCGGCGCCATGAAGGGCAACCTGAGCAAGGCCGCGGCCCTGTTCCAGGCTCCGCTCTCCAAGGCCGCCCGCGCGGCGGCCGCCCTGGCGGACAAGCGCGAGAAGGAGGGCGCCGAGGCGGCCTGAGGCCTCCCGGCGCACCCACGTTCTTAGTTAAACCATTCAGGAAAGGACGCCAGACATGGCGAAGCTCAGCACCGAAGAGCTGCTCGACGCGTTCAAGGAGATGACGCTGATCGAGCTCTCCGAGTTCGTGAAGCAGTTCGAGGAGACCTTCGAGGTCACCGCCGCCGCTCCGGTCGCCGTGGCCGCGGGCCCGGTTGCCGGTGGCCCGGCCGCCCCGGTCGAGGAGGAGAAGGACGAGTTCGACGTCGTCCTCGACGCCGACGGTGGCAAGAAGATCCAGGTCATCAAGGTCGTGCGTGAGCTGACCGGCCTGGGCCTGAAGGAGGCCAAGGACCTGGTCGAGGCCGCGCCGAAGGCGGTCCTGGAGAAGGTCAACAAGGAGACCGCCGAGAAGGCCAAGGCCAAGCTCGAGGGCGAGGGCGCCAAGGTCACCCTCAAGTGACCTGAGGTCAACCTGACGCGCGTCCGGCTCACGTGAGCCGGGGCACACCGCGTCGCGGCGGGCGGCGATCCGAACCCGGATCGCCGCCCGCTGTGGTTGGCGGGTACCCGGTGGCAGCGGCGTGAGCAGGGCATCCAGCGTCGGCGTACGGCTGAGACAGCGACGCCTGTCGGTAGTCCGTCGGGGGGAAAGCCATCTCGACCGGTCACCGGCCCTTGACGCGGCACCGGGCTGACAGGCACGCTGGCACCAGCAAGACCTTCCGCGCTTGCAACGGCCACCTCCTGGGTATGGCAGCGACAGCAAAAGCGTCGCGTCACCTGGGCGGCCCGGCAGGGACGTCGCGTTCCGAGCGGCCCGGCAGACCCGGTTTTTCTGAGGGTCCCGAGGCAAGTTCCGCGACGACCTGCGGGGTGGGCTGGACAGCGGTTAGCCTCTCGGCTACACTGCTAGTTTGCGCTGCCTTCCG comes from Micromonospora viridifaciens and encodes:
- the rplA gene encoding 50S ribosomal protein L1, with translation MQRSKSYRKAAEVIDRSKLYSPAEAVKLAKETTNVKFDATVEVAMRLGVDPRKADQMVRGTVNLPHGTGKTARVIVFAAGAKAEEAAAAGADEVGTDELVARIQGGWLDFDAAIATPDQMAKIGRIARILGPRGLMPNPKTGTVTMDVAKAVADIKGGKITFRVDKHSNLHLIIGKASFSEAQLIDNYAAVLDEVLRSKPSAAKGKYLKKVTLTTTMGPGVPVDPNAVKNLQEAPAEA
- the rplJ gene encoding 50S ribosomal protein L10, which codes for MADKPIRADKATAVAELTESFRNAGATVLTEYRGLTVSQLTQLRRSLGKETSYTVAKNTLAKRAATEAGISGLDELFTGPTALTFVSGDVVEAAKGLRDFAKANPKLVIKGGVFEGKAISAAEVTKLADLESREVLLAKLAGAMKGNLSKAAALFQAPLSKAARAAAALADKREKEGAEAA
- the rplL gene encoding 50S ribosomal protein L7/L12, which encodes MAKLSTEELLDAFKEMTLIELSEFVKQFEETFEVTAAAPVAVAAGPVAGGPAAPVEEEKDEFDVVLDADGGKKIQVIKVVRELTGLGLKEAKDLVEAAPKAVLEKVNKETAEKAKAKLEGEGAKVTLK